The following are encoded in a window of Aerococcus sanguinicola genomic DNA:
- a CDS encoding ABC transporter permease, with protein MAEEINEESLSQLTEDDLKDLEARPKSQAEKNWNRLVCFFPALASLLHLLEYLYLPNHPGNTNTYLYAGFLGVFLVYFLLRAIWAQISDQQFRRWRKGAPFQSLIFILLMVYDILTLKTATLLLPYFPWADKIFNAMIGDASFLVESALASISLLFQGFIIGAVLGVLTGIFSGYNKKINYWISPFVTVIGSIPTTTWIPIVMVLAASLQKGAMFIIALGVFFALHNATFSGVNQIDKAYYAVAKTLGASQRQLISSVTLPAMLPTVFSGLVQGMSTACTSLIVAEMMGVESGLGFYITWQKNWAEYDKMYAGIIVICLLFLAVHFILNWLSDRTLKWKED; from the coding sequence ATGGCAGAAGAAATTAACGAAGAATCCCTCAGTCAATTGACTGAGGACGACCTAAAAGATTTAGAGGCTAGGCCTAAGAGTCAAGCAGAGAAAAATTGGAACCGCCTAGTCTGTTTCTTTCCGGCCCTAGCTTCTTTGCTTCATTTACTGGAGTACCTGTACCTGCCTAACCATCCCGGCAACACCAATACCTATCTCTATGCCGGCTTTTTAGGGGTTTTTCTGGTCTATTTTTTATTGCGAGCCATTTGGGCACAAATCAGTGACCAGCAATTCAGAAGATGGCGGAAGGGGGCGCCTTTCCAAAGTTTAATTTTTATCCTTTTGATGGTCTACGACATCTTAACTTTGAAGACCGCGACTTTACTCTTACCTTATTTTCCCTGGGCTGATAAGATTTTTAATGCCATGATTGGGGATGCGTCATTCTTAGTTGAATCTGCCCTAGCCTCCATTAGCCTACTCTTTCAAGGTTTTATTATTGGGGCCGTCTTAGGCGTGCTGACGGGTATCTTCTCTGGTTATAACAAAAAAATTAATTATTGGATTTCTCCCTTTGTGACGGTGATTGGATCGATTCCCACGACTACCTGGATTCCTATTGTCATGGTCCTAGCCGCTTCCTTACAAAAAGGGGCCATGTTTATTATCGCTTTGGGTGTTTTCTTTGCCTTGCATAATGCCACTTTCTCTGGGGTAAATCAGATCGATAAGGCCTACTATGCAGTGGCTAAAACGCTAGGTGCGAGTCAAAGGCAGCTGATTAGCTCAGTTACACTCCCAGCTATGTTGCCAACCGTTTTTTCTGGTTTAGTCCAAGGGATGTCCACGGCCTGTACCTCCCTGATTGTCGCGGAGATGATGGGGGTTGAGTCTGGCTTGGGCTTCTACATTACCTGGCAGAAGAATTGGGCCGAATACGATAAGATGTACGCGGGTATTATTGTCATCTGTCTTTTATTCCTAGCGGTTCATTTTATCCTCAATTGGCTTTCTGATCGCACGTTAAAATGGAAGGAGGATTAG
- a CDS encoding ABC transporter ATP-binding protein, whose product MTQLNLEHVYKAFPKTEGGIQVVLEDINFEASDQEFVCIVGPSGCGKSTLLNMIAGLTPTTKGRISLNDQVVEDTDPNRGMVFQNPTLFPWRTVEENIRYSQDMKKQVDQTEIDRIIHLIGLEAYKHYYPHQLSGGMAQRVSLARTMINQPEVFLLDEPLGALDAFTRASLQDELISLWQSSDNLMIMVTHDVEEAVYMATRVVIMQPHPGRFSQIVDIDLDYPRRRTSQAFINYRNDILQALDF is encoded by the coding sequence ATGACACAGTTAAATTTAGAGCATGTTTACAAGGCCTTTCCTAAAACGGAAGGAGGCATCCAAGTCGTCTTAGAAGATATTAATTTCGAAGCTAGCGACCAGGAATTTGTTTGTATCGTCGGCCCCTCAGGCTGTGGTAAGTCAACCTTACTGAATATGATCGCGGGCTTAACGCCTACAACTAAGGGACGGATCAGCTTGAATGACCAAGTAGTTGAAGATACAGATCCTAACCGGGGCATGGTCTTTCAAAATCCCACTTTATTTCCTTGGCGAACCGTCGAAGAAAACATTAGATATTCTCAAGACATGAAAAAACAAGTGGACCAAACGGAAATCGACCGTATCATTCACTTGATCGGATTGGAGGCTTACAAGCACTATTATCCCCACCAGTTGTCAGGGGGCATGGCCCAAAGAGTTAGTCTAGCGCGCACCATGATCAACCAGCCGGAAGTCTTTCTCTTAGATGAGCCTCTGGGGGCTTTGGATGCCTTTACTAGAGCTAGTCTCCAGGATGAATTGATCAGCTTATGGCAGTCCAGTGACAATTTAATGATCATGGTGACCCATGATGTGGAAGAAGCAGTTTATATGGCGACACGTGTGGTTATTATGCAGCCTCATCCTGGACGCTTCAGCCAGATTGTGGATATTGACCTCGACTACCCTCGTCGCCGAACTAGCCAAGCCTTTATTAATTACCGCAATGATATCTTACAAGCTTTAGATTTTTAA
- a CDS encoding ABC transporter substrate-binding protein, translating into MKRSMKQWLTLGLCGLALAGCNTSVNQSQSASQEANGESQAADSQVQTGGAEAGGGTEAVALEPVNVDDEEAWKQEPAYGKTIKVINSTGCTAPVNVAELKGYFDEEGLDVEVVKSQQTTIDAVGTGQVALGAGLITPTLIPIINGVNAQYLGPMHTGCKGLYVAADSKAESSADLADSKIGIHGGLGESDHNVGLRFFLNSGVDTDSIDWVSTDSSASPQAIANGELDGAIFDENVADPFVKNGTLKELDSTTDTPEFKDEVCCAYYINKDFARENPITAKRLARALYKANAWAEEDSDAYINYLFEEDLLTGDEEISYDFIDSLDYHPTQDQMSDTVKEIVADYQELGIVDQSLNPDDLYNQLYAPVGFDIQDFVGHN; encoded by the coding sequence ATGAAACGTTCAATGAAACAATGGTTAACACTGGGCCTATGTGGGCTGGCCTTAGCTGGCTGTAACACCTCCGTCAACCAGAGCCAATCTGCCAGTCAAGAGGCGAATGGGGAGAGTCAGGCGGCTGACTCACAAGTCCAAACAGGAGGAGCTGAAGCTGGAGGCGGCACGGAAGCTGTCGCCCTCGAACCGGTTAATGTCGATGATGAAGAGGCTTGGAAACAAGAGCCAGCTTATGGGAAAACCATCAAAGTGATTAACTCAACAGGTTGCACGGCTCCCGTTAATGTGGCTGAATTGAAAGGCTATTTCGATGAAGAAGGCTTAGATGTTGAAGTGGTGAAGAGCCAGCAAACAACGATCGATGCTGTGGGCACGGGTCAGGTGGCACTTGGGGCCGGCTTAATTACTCCAACTTTAATTCCGATTATCAATGGCGTGAATGCCCAATATTTAGGGCCCATGCATACCGGCTGTAAAGGCCTCTATGTAGCTGCTGATTCTAAAGCGGAATCTTCTGCCGACCTGGCGGATTCTAAGATAGGGATCCACGGTGGTTTGGGCGAATCCGACCACAATGTTGGTTTGCGTTTCTTCTTAAATTCTGGTGTAGATACTGATTCTATCGACTGGGTCAGTACAGATTCCAGTGCCTCCCCTCAAGCTATTGCCAATGGGGAATTAGATGGCGCCATCTTCGATGAGAACGTGGCGGATCCTTTTGTTAAGAACGGAACACTCAAAGAGCTCGATTCCACGACGGACACGCCCGAATTCAAAGATGAAGTGTGCTGTGCCTATTATATTAATAAGGACTTCGCTAGAGAAAATCCAATCACTGCTAAGCGTCTAGCCCGTGCCTTATACAAGGCTAATGCTTGGGCCGAAGAGGATTCAGATGCCTATATCAACTATCTCTTTGAAGAAGACCTCTTAACAGGTGATGAAGAAATTTCATATGACTTTATCGATTCGCTAGATTACCATCCGACCCAAGACCAAATGTCTGATACAGTCAAAGAAATCGTCGCGGACTACCAAGAACTCGGTATTGTCGACCAATCCTTAAATCCCGATGACTTGTACAATCAACTCTATGCACCAGTTGGCTTTGACATTCAAGACTTTGTTGGTCATAATTAA
- the lepA gene encoding translation elongation factor 4 encodes MSNQLDIQKLKERQERIRNFSIVAHIDHGKSTLADRILQQTGTVSDREMHDQLLDSMDLEQERGITIKLNAVELEYQANDGETYIFHLIDTPGHVDFSYEVSRSLAACEGAILVVDAAQGIEAQTLANVYLALENDLELLPVINKIDLPAADPERVRTEIEDVIGLDASEAVLASAKAGIGIPEILEQIVHDIPAPQGDLEGPVQALIFDSVYDAYKGVILSIRVQNGIIQKGDTIQLMSNGKEFDVTELGIMSPQPIPRDYLMAGDVGYLAASIKTIQDTQVGDTVTLASNPASEPLPGYREMQPMVYCGLYPVDSSEYVDLREALEKLHLNDASLEFEAESSTALGFGYRCGFLGLLHMDVTQERLERDFGLDLIMTAPSVIYQAYKTDGEVVQVSNPSEMPDNTEVDHVEEPYVRAEIMVPQSFVGAVMELCQRKRGEFVTMNYLDDIRVTVIYDMPLAEVIYDFFDKLKSNTKGYASLDYEITGYRPSQLVKLDVLLNGEVVDALSIIVHKDFAYERGRQLVSKLKEVIPRQQFEIPIQAAIGNKIISRTNIKALRKNVLSKCYGGDVSRKRKLLEKQKEGKKRMKAIGSVEVPQEAFLAILNMDDDA; translated from the coding sequence GTGTCAAATCAATTAGATATCCAAAAGTTAAAAGAAAGGCAAGAGCGGATTCGAAACTTCTCAATCGTGGCCCATATTGACCACGGCAAGTCGACCTTGGCTGACCGTATTCTCCAGCAGACGGGGACTGTTTCCGACCGTGAAATGCACGACCAGCTCCTCGACTCCATGGACCTAGAACAGGAGCGGGGCATTACCATTAAATTAAATGCGGTGGAGTTAGAATACCAGGCCAATGATGGGGAGACATATATCTTCCACCTGATTGATACGCCAGGACACGTCGATTTCTCCTATGAGGTTTCACGGAGTCTAGCAGCTTGTGAAGGGGCTATCCTGGTGGTTGATGCAGCCCAAGGGATTGAGGCGCAGACCTTGGCCAATGTCTATCTGGCCTTAGAGAATGACTTGGAATTATTGCCTGTGATTAATAAAATTGACCTACCAGCTGCCGATCCAGAGCGGGTCCGCACAGAAATCGAAGATGTGATCGGGCTGGATGCTAGTGAAGCAGTCTTGGCCAGTGCCAAGGCAGGAATTGGGATTCCAGAAATTCTTGAACAGATCGTCCATGATATCCCAGCCCCGCAAGGCGACTTGGAGGGACCTGTTCAAGCTTTAATCTTTGACTCAGTTTATGATGCCTATAAAGGCGTTATTTTAAGTATCCGCGTCCAAAATGGGATTATCCAAAAGGGCGATACCATCCAACTGATGAGCAATGGTAAAGAATTCGATGTGACGGAACTAGGGATTATGTCCCCTCAACCGATTCCAAGAGATTATTTAATGGCCGGCGATGTGGGTTACCTAGCCGCCAGCATCAAGACCATCCAAGATACCCAGGTGGGGGACACAGTTACTTTGGCTTCTAATCCAGCTTCTGAACCCTTACCAGGCTACCGGGAGATGCAACCCATGGTGTATTGTGGACTCTATCCTGTCGATTCTTCGGAATATGTTGACTTGCGGGAAGCACTAGAGAAACTTCACTTAAACGACGCCTCCCTGGAGTTTGAAGCAGAAAGTTCGACCGCGCTCGGTTTTGGTTACCGGTGTGGCTTCCTCGGCCTCCTGCATATGGATGTTACCCAGGAGCGTTTAGAACGCGACTTTGGCCTGGACTTGATTATGACGGCACCCTCCGTTATCTACCAGGCCTATAAGACGGATGGCGAGGTCGTTCAAGTGTCCAATCCATCGGAAATGCCAGATAATACGGAAGTGGACCATGTTGAAGAACCCTATGTCCGGGCTGAAATTATGGTTCCTCAATCCTTCGTTGGCGCAGTCATGGAACTCTGCCAGCGCAAGCGGGGTGAATTTGTGACCATGAACTATCTTGATGATATCCGGGTTACGGTGATCTATGACATGCCCCTAGCCGAAGTCATCTATGACTTCTTCGATAAATTAAAATCGAATACCAAGGGCTATGCTTCCCTTGACTATGAAATTACAGGCTACCGGCCAAGTCAATTGGTTAAATTAGACGTCCTCTTAAACGGCGAAGTGGTCGATGCGCTTTCGATTATTGTCCACAAAGACTTTGCCTATGAGCGTGGTCGCCAGCTCGTCAGCAAGTTGAAAGAAGTTATTCCGCGTCAACAATTTGAAATTCCCATCCAAGCCGCCATTGGCAACAAGATCATTTCGCGGACCAATATCAAGGCCCTCCGCAAGAACGTGCTCTCGAAATGCTATGGTGGGGATGTTTCTCGGAAACGCAAACTGCTGGAAAAACAAAAGGAAGGGAAGAAGCGCATGAAGGCCATTGGTTCAGTGGAAGTGCCACAAGAAGCCTTCCTTGCCATTCTCAATATGGATGACGATGCCTAA